One Nocardia sp. BMG111209 DNA segment encodes these proteins:
- a CDS encoding TetR/AcrR family transcriptional regulator — protein MARPRTFDEALVARRAREAFHDHGYTATSVEQLTAATGLPRSSLYGAFGDKHGLFLRAFEQYCDEEMTAVRTELTGSEQGAFARLRGHLRAKTADPAASRRGCLLAKATAELAGEDRDVARISAAAYRRYEQALTECLRAAQAAGDARADLEPGSGGALLLAVLRGIEALGRAGHTESALRAIADSAMAMLAADHPPTEDDRS, from the coding sequence GTGGCCAGACCGAGAACCTTCGACGAAGCGCTCGTCGCGCGGCGTGCCCGCGAGGCATTTCACGACCACGGTTACACCGCGACCTCCGTCGAGCAGCTCACCGCGGCGACCGGACTGCCGCGCAGCAGCCTGTACGGCGCGTTCGGCGACAAGCACGGCCTGTTCCTGCGAGCGTTCGAGCAGTACTGCGACGAGGAGATGACCGCGGTCCGCACCGAGCTGACCGGCTCCGAGCAGGGAGCGTTCGCGCGGTTGCGGGGTCATCTGCGCGCGAAGACCGCCGACCCCGCCGCCTCGCGCCGCGGCTGCCTGCTGGCCAAGGCGACCGCGGAACTCGCCGGTGAGGACCGGGACGTGGCGCGGATCTCGGCGGCCGCCTATCGGCGTTACGAGCAGGCGCTGACCGAATGTCTCCGCGCCGCGCAGGCCGCCGGCGACGCGCGGGCCGATCTCGAACCCGGCAGCGGTGGCGCGCTGCTGCTCGCCGTCCTGCGCGGAATCGAGGCCCTCGGCCGCGCCGGCCACACCGAATCCGCGCTGCGCGCGATCGCCGACTCGGCGATGGCGATGCTCGCGGCCGACCATCCACCGACGGAGGACGATCGATCATGA
- a CDS encoding nuclear transport factor 2 family protein, whose translation MTTTDRIGDLVRRNLFEVFGQRDGDARRAVIAELYTPDAQFTDHEGTVTGHAGIDAAAERVLTLFPQLHFAAAGAPSAVGDLGRIAWELCGADGIVRARGTDIATVADGRITRMWTFVEPSATDAG comes from the coding sequence ATGACGACCACGGACCGAATCGGAGATCTTGTGCGGCGCAATCTGTTCGAGGTGTTCGGCCAGCGTGACGGCGACGCCCGGCGCGCGGTGATCGCCGAGTTGTACACGCCCGATGCGCAATTCACCGATCACGAGGGCACGGTCACCGGGCACGCCGGTATCGATGCCGCGGCCGAGCGGGTGCTCACCCTGTTCCCGCAGTTGCACTTCGCCGCGGCGGGTGCGCCCTCGGCGGTCGGTGATCTGGGCCGGATCGCCTGGGAACTGTGCGGCGCCGACGGCATCGTGCGAGCCCGCGGCACCGATATCGCCACCGTGGCCGACGGGCGGATCACCCGGATGTGGACCTTCGTCGAGCCCTCCGCCACCGACGCGGGGTGA
- a CDS encoding TetR/AcrR family transcriptional regulator, whose translation MARWEPGARERMVVAAVDLFTEQGYDITTVAQIAERAGVTRSTFFRHFADKRDVLVAGQATLSRLLAEGIEQAPADAGPLAAVAAGLERASNEMGPLNRDLGPRLKAAVAASAELQERDALKNIGLAAAMATALLARGVPDPTAHLAAEMGVLAFKRGYARWSETPADTTGLAPHTLAALAELRAAATTLG comes from the coding sequence ATGGCTCGATGGGAACCCGGAGCGCGGGAGCGCATGGTCGTCGCGGCCGTGGACCTGTTCACCGAACAGGGCTACGACATCACCACCGTCGCGCAGATCGCCGAACGCGCCGGGGTCACCCGTAGCACCTTCTTCCGGCACTTCGCCGACAAGCGCGACGTCCTGGTCGCCGGCCAGGCGACCCTGAGCCGTCTGCTCGCCGAGGGCATCGAACAGGCCCCGGCCGATGCCGGTCCGCTGGCGGCGGTGGCCGCCGGCCTGGAGCGCGCCTCGAACGAAATGGGCCCGCTCAACCGCGATCTCGGCCCGCGCCTGAAGGCCGCTGTGGCGGCCAGCGCCGAACTCCAGGAGCGCGACGCGCTCAAGAACATCGGCCTGGCCGCCGCGATGGCCACGGCACTCCTCGCGCGCGGCGTCCCCGACCCGACCGCCCACCTCGCGGCCGAGATGGGCGTCCTCGCCTTCAAGCGCGGCTATGCCCGATGGTCCGAAACCCCTGCCGACACAACCGGACTCGCCCCCCACACCCTCGCCGCCCTGGCGGAACTGCGCGCCGCCGCCACGACCCTGGGCTGA
- a CDS encoding SDR family oxidoreductase: protein MHVFVTGGTGTIGSAVVAELLGNGHTVLALARSDSSAKTLADAGAEVLRGEIAEPDVLRAGAARSEGVISLAFDHRGGADDLARAIAQESAMLAALGAELIGSDRPIVTVSGTPWVPGRPSVESDPLPIDGPVGGRGRSVRALLELAARGVRATAVRMPRTVHNEGTGGFAGLLTDRARRTGIAGYPGDGSQRWPAVHALDAAVLFRLALESAPAGTSWHAVADEGDAVRDIAAVIGRRLGLPVEAVPADEFGPFGPIFAMDQPSSAAYTRETLGWQPRHPGLLDDLENIRP, encoded by the coding sequence ATGCACGTCTTCGTCACGGGCGGAACCGGCACGATCGGGTCCGCCGTGGTCGCCGAATTGCTCGGCAACGGACATACCGTTCTCGCCCTGGCCCGCTCCGACTCGTCCGCGAAGACGCTCGCGGACGCCGGCGCGGAGGTGTTGCGCGGGGAGATCGCGGAACCGGACGTCCTGCGGGCCGGTGCGGCACGGTCCGAGGGGGTGATCAGCCTCGCCTTCGACCACCGCGGCGGCGCGGACGATCTCGCGCGGGCCATCGCGCAGGAGAGTGCGATGCTGGCCGCGCTGGGTGCGGAGCTGATCGGGAGCGATCGGCCGATCGTCACCGTCTCGGGTACGCCGTGGGTGCCGGGCCGGCCGTCCGTGGAGAGCGATCCGCTGCCGATCGACGGGCCCGTCGGCGGCCGGGGCAGATCCGTCCGCGCACTGCTGGAACTGGCCGCGCGGGGGGTACGCGCCACGGCGGTGCGGATGCCGCGCACCGTGCACAACGAGGGCACCGGCGGATTCGCCGGACTGCTCACCGATCGGGCCCGCCGGACCGGGATCGCGGGCTACCCGGGCGACGGCTCCCAGCGCTGGCCGGCCGTGCACGCCCTCGACGCGGCCGTCCTGTTCCGGCTGGCCCTCGAATCGGCGCCGGCCGGGACGTCCTGGCACGCCGTCGCCGACGAGGGTGATGCGGTGCGCGACATCGCCGCCGTGATCGGGCGGCGGCTGGGCCTGCCGGTCGAGGCCGTGCCCGCGGACGAGTTCGGGCCGTTCGGACCGATCTTCGCGATGGATCAGCCGTCCTCCGCCGCCTACACCCGCGAAACCCTGGGCTGGCAGCCGCGCCATCCCGGTCTTCTCGACGACCTGGAGAACATCCGGCCCTGA
- a CDS encoding EthD family reductase has translation MHKLVVLYPEPADPGHFRDYYVTNHLPLVREMPGLLACRYSFDVTATTGEAPYFAVFEADFADAAAMAAARASTQGRRVSADVANYATGGAVVIDYPAQDATG, from the coding sequence GTGCATAAGTTGGTGGTCCTGTATCCCGAGCCCGCCGACCCCGGCCACTTCCGCGATTACTACGTGACCAATCACCTTCCGCTGGTCAGGGAGATGCCCGGCCTGCTCGCATGCCGCTACAGCTTCGACGTGACGGCGACCACGGGAGAAGCGCCGTATTTCGCGGTCTTCGAAGCCGACTTCGCCGACGCCGCCGCCATGGCCGCGGCGCGGGCGTCGACGCAAGGCCGGCGGGTGTCCGCCGATGTCGCCAACTACGCCACCGGCGGTGCGGTCGTCATCGACTATCCGGCGCAGGACGCCACCGGCTGA
- a CDS encoding LysR substrate-binding domain-containing protein, with protein MAPDTVSLRYFLVLAQELNFTRAAARIGIAQPALSARIRRLETELGNALLVRDTRSVVLTTAGAALAESAPAALAALDRAWDTARRAGAGELGTLRIGYSLSTGAETAPALVDKLIRSSPGLEVGAVPTATPEISPAVADGRIDAGITRGEQPGRGVRRYLLRRERIGVQMAQHHPLAEHPEIEIAAAAAYPLRLPDRTANPVVHDELAAVFRDIRPHPRFHTPAVSFDMSQRDLRDGRTLAPAGAAADTAPSPGITWRPLRGAPMLTIHLVLPREQSPLHRRVRAVARTLAHELHWLPD; from the coding sequence GTGGCACCGGATACGGTCAGCCTGCGGTACTTCCTGGTGCTGGCGCAGGAGTTGAATTTCACCCGCGCGGCCGCCCGGATCGGTATCGCACAGCCGGCCCTCAGCGCCCGGATTCGCCGATTGGAAACGGAACTCGGTAACGCCCTGCTCGTTCGGGACACGCGTAGCGTCGTATTGACCACGGCCGGTGCGGCTTTGGCGGAGTCCGCGCCGGCGGCGCTGGCGGCCCTGGATCGGGCATGGGACACCGCCCGGCGGGCGGGGGCCGGTGAGCTGGGCACGCTCCGCATCGGATACAGCCTCAGTACCGGGGCCGAGACGGCTCCGGCCCTGGTGGACAAGCTGATTCGCAGCAGTCCCGGACTCGAGGTCGGCGCGGTCCCGACAGCGACACCGGAGATCTCCCCCGCAGTCGCCGACGGCCGCATCGATGCCGGGATCACCCGCGGTGAGCAGCCGGGCCGGGGCGTGCGCCGGTACCTGCTGCGGCGTGAGCGGATCGGGGTCCAAATGGCGCAGCATCATCCGCTGGCCGAACACCCGGAGATCGAGATCGCCGCCGCGGCCGCGTACCCGCTGCGACTGCCCGACCGTACGGCCAACCCCGTGGTCCACGACGAGCTGGCCGCGGTGTTCCGCGATATCCGCCCGCATCCCCGATTCCACACGCCCGCAGTCTCTTTCGACATGTCACAGCGCGACCTGCGCGACGGGCGCACCCTCGCCCCGGCCGGTGCGGCCGCCGACACGGCACCCTCGCCCGGTATCACCTGGCGACCGTTGCGGGGCGCACCCATGCTGACGATCCACCTGGTCCTTCCGCGCGAGCAGTCGCCGCTGCACCGCCGCGTCCGTGCCGTCGCCAGAACCCTGGCGCACGAGCTGCACTGGTTGCCGGACTGA
- a CDS encoding ABATE domain-containing protein has product MTEDRTAFRFDLGATWLNLLATSGRTFGADPIERLATPQRLADWLELSGLRPLAEPTSADVEAARQLRETLRPVALAVATATPPDPENVAALEYYLTTEFEPVRLIAADRLLCSAPATTSVALARIARQAVDHLTGPERDDLAVCPECDCRAVFVNAGDRRRWCPSSACASRGRVRALRERRRAAAES; this is encoded by the coding sequence GTGACCGAGGACCGTACGGCGTTTCGCTTCGATCTCGGCGCCACCTGGCTGAACCTGCTGGCGACCAGCGGACGCACCTTCGGCGCCGACCCGATCGAACGCCTCGCGACCCCGCAGCGGCTGGCCGACTGGCTGGAACTCAGCGGGCTGCGACCGCTCGCCGAACCCACGTCGGCCGATGTCGAGGCCGCGCGGCAACTGCGCGAGACGCTGCGCCCGGTGGCGCTGGCCGTGGCGACCGCTACGCCGCCGGATCCGGAAAACGTTGCGGCCCTTGAGTATTACCTCACGACGGAATTCGAACCTGTGCGCCTGATCGCCGCCGATCGGCTGCTGTGCTCGGCTCCCGCCACCACCTCCGTCGCGCTGGCCCGCATCGCGCGCCAGGCCGTCGATCATCTCACCGGGCCCGAACGCGACGATCTCGCGGTGTGCCCCGAATGTGATTGCCGCGCGGTGTTCGTCAATGCCGGCGACCGGCGGCGCTGGTGCCCGTCGTCGGCGTGTGCCAGCCGCGGGCGGGTGCGCGCGCTGCGCGAGCGGCGCCGGGCCGCGGCCGAGTCGTGA
- a CDS encoding helix-turn-helix transcriptional regulator — MDRVRLADFLRRSRERLRPQEVGLTEGPRRRTPGLRREELAHLAGVSADYVMRLEQARSSQPSIQLLSALAQALRLTGDERDHLYLLAGHRPPEGARAGNQVRPAMRYLLDRLGDTPAQLLTDLGDLLAQNALAEALFGCVCTIEEPDRNIVWRWFTDPFVRSAYPVEEHDRLDRLHVADLRAAATRRGYDRPANALVDRLSTASTEFAELWQRHEVAVRRDSRVRVRHPSVGLVEFDYEVVQTRAADQCLRLFTPPPGTGTDTALEVLRTVGPEVVHRRHR; from the coding sequence ATGGATCGCGTCAGGCTGGCGGACTTCCTGCGCCGTTCCCGGGAACGGCTGCGGCCGCAGGAGGTCGGGCTCACCGAGGGGCCGCGGCGGCGCACGCCGGGGTTGCGGCGCGAGGAGCTGGCCCACTTGGCCGGAGTGTCGGCGGATTACGTGATGCGGCTGGAGCAGGCGCGCAGTTCGCAGCCGTCGATCCAGTTGCTGTCCGCGCTCGCGCAGGCGCTGCGGCTGACCGGCGACGAGCGGGACCATCTCTACCTGCTGGCCGGGCATCGGCCGCCCGAGGGGGCGCGGGCGGGCAATCAGGTCCGGCCCGCCATGCGATATCTGCTCGATCGGCTGGGCGACACCCCGGCGCAGCTGCTCACCGACCTCGGTGATCTGCTCGCGCAGAATGCGTTGGCGGAGGCCCTGTTCGGCTGCGTGTGCACGATCGAGGAGCCGGATCGGAACATCGTGTGGCGCTGGTTCACCGATCCGTTCGTCCGGTCGGCGTACCCCGTCGAGGAACACGATCGCCTCGACCGCCTGCACGTCGCGGACCTGCGAGCCGCCGCGACCCGGCGCGGCTACGACCGGCCCGCGAATGCCCTGGTCGACCGGTTGTCCACGGCCAGTACGGAATTCGCGGAGCTGTGGCAGCGGCACGAGGTCGCGGTGCGGCGGGACAGCCGGGTGCGGGTGCGGCATCCCTCGGTCGGGCTCGTCGAATTCGACTACGAGGTGGTGCAGACCCGGGCCGCGGACCAGTGCCTGCGGCTGTTCACACCGCCGCCCGGAACCGGGACCGATACCGCGCTGGAGGTGCTGCGCACCGTCGGGCCGGAGGTCGTGCATCGCCGACACCGCTGA
- a CDS encoding LysR family transcriptional regulator, with product MDLDAVRTFVTVADTGQFQEAAAALSLTQQAVSKRIATLEKDLAVRLFTRTARGARLTIDGQAFLPHARELLRVAERADASVRPGRRALRIDVVNRRIATAVLLQDFYRSRPDLELDVVTLDTDVDGAIAAVEAGTIDATFHGVPPDRNLPDTIEISLAIEEPHELFVGPRHPLAGARTVRPEQLAGHRIWMPGLSARGEVADYYAELAAVFGLTIDMLGPVFGNEAMLDELADSADLATLVGENSRYMWPDSYDLRRIPIRDPSPIYPLSMIRRTGNPHPALAELRAFVTARRSRAARTGVWTPAWTHRRS from the coding sequence ATGGATCTCGACGCCGTGCGCACCTTCGTCACCGTCGCGGACACCGGGCAGTTCCAGGAGGCCGCCGCCGCGTTGTCGCTCACCCAGCAGGCCGTCTCGAAGCGCATCGCGACGCTGGAGAAGGACCTCGCGGTGCGGCTTTTCACCCGTACCGCCCGCGGCGCCCGGCTCACGATCGACGGCCAGGCATTCCTGCCGCACGCCCGCGAACTGCTGCGGGTGGCCGAGCGCGCCGACGCGTCGGTCCGGCCCGGCCGGCGGGCACTGCGCATCGATGTCGTGAACCGGCGGATCGCCACCGCGGTACTGCTCCAGGACTTCTACCGGTCACGTCCCGATCTCGAGCTGGACGTGGTGACCCTGGACACCGATGTCGACGGGGCGATCGCCGCGGTCGAGGCCGGGACGATCGACGCCACCTTCCACGGCGTACCCCCGGACCGGAATCTGCCCGATACGATCGAGATCTCGCTCGCGATCGAGGAGCCGCACGAACTGTTCGTCGGCCCACGGCATCCGCTGGCCGGCGCGCGGACGGTCAGGCCGGAACAGCTTGCGGGCCACCGCATCTGGATGCCGGGACTGAGCGCGCGCGGCGAGGTGGCCGACTACTACGCCGAACTCGCGGCGGTGTTCGGGCTGACGATCGACATGCTCGGGCCGGTGTTCGGCAACGAGGCGATGCTCGACGAACTCGCCGACTCCGCCGATCTGGCCACCCTGGTCGGCGAGAATTCGCGCTACATGTGGCCGGACAGTTACGACCTGCGGCGCATACCGATTCGCGACCCGAGCCCGATCTATCCGCTGTCGATGATCCGGCGCACCGGCAATCCGCACCCGGCCCTCGCCGAACTCCGCGCCTTCGTCACCGCCCGGCGATCCCGCGCGGCCCGCACCGGCGTCTGGACGCCCGCCTGGACGCACCGCCGGTCCTGA
- a CDS encoding MFS transporter, whose protein sequence is MAASRSLGREFRWLWAAYAVSAYGSGLGFGAFPLIAVLALHASPGQVSALSAVGPAVGALIALPLAPWVEFRRKRPVMIGMDLLRCAVMATIPIAYAFGVLGFVQLLVVSAVVAAAKIAFNAASGAYLKALVRKDDLLVANARFESTNWSSIAIGPPLGGAAIGLFGPVITVVADALSYLLSALGILAIRDREDAPERAGAGRIRVGEVLDGWRHIFGHAGLRALYLNNLLVSGMIMATEPLLAVIMLRQLGFAPWQYALAFAAPCVGGLVGSRLARFVVGRLGVLRVFRIVGTLRAVWLIGLVFLRPGPIGLLTVIAVELAIIVSMSLYTPVLATYRLEQTPKDRIARTLSAWSIGGQAAIATGTALAGLLADATSPRTALGVVGLVILASPLLLPRRTTLDAAETPPQNPDTTTTGFGPSPASRAATSLATSPDTRG, encoded by the coding sequence GTGGCGGCAAGCAGATCCCTGGGGCGAGAGTTCCGCTGGTTGTGGGCAGCGTACGCGGTCAGCGCCTACGGTTCGGGGCTGGGCTTCGGCGCCTTCCCGTTGATCGCGGTGCTGGCGTTGCACGCGAGCCCGGGGCAGGTCTCGGCGTTGTCCGCGGTGGGCCCGGCGGTCGGCGCGCTGATCGCGCTGCCGCTCGCGCCGTGGGTGGAATTCCGGCGCAAACGACCGGTCATGATCGGGATGGACCTGCTGCGATGCGCGGTGATGGCGACGATCCCGATCGCCTACGCCTTCGGTGTGCTCGGCTTCGTACAGTTGCTGGTGGTGTCGGCGGTGGTGGCCGCGGCCAAGATCGCCTTCAACGCGGCGAGCGGGGCCTATCTGAAGGCGCTGGTCCGCAAGGACGATCTGCTGGTGGCCAATGCTCGGTTCGAGTCCACGAACTGGAGTTCCATCGCGATCGGCCCGCCGCTGGGCGGCGCGGCGATCGGCCTGTTCGGGCCGGTGATCACCGTGGTGGCCGATGCGCTCAGCTATCTGCTCTCGGCGCTGGGCATCCTCGCGATCCGCGACCGGGAGGATGCTCCGGAGCGAGCCGGCGCCGGCCGGATCCGAGTCGGTGAGGTACTCGACGGCTGGCGGCACATCTTCGGCCATGCCGGCCTGCGCGCGCTGTACCTCAACAACCTGCTGGTCAGCGGGATGATCATGGCCACCGAACCGCTACTGGCCGTGATCATGTTGCGGCAGTTGGGCTTTGCGCCCTGGCAGTACGCGCTCGCCTTCGCCGCCCCCTGCGTCGGCGGGCTCGTCGGCTCGCGACTGGCCCGGTTCGTCGTCGGCCGCCTGGGCGTGTTGCGGGTGTTCCGGATCGTGGGCACCCTGCGGGCCGTGTGGCTGATCGGCCTGGTCTTCCTGCGGCCGGGCCCGATCGGGCTGCTCACGGTGATCGCCGTCGAACTGGCGATCATCGTGAGCATGAGCCTGTACACACCGGTCCTGGCCACGTATCGCCTGGAACAGACCCCGAAGGATCGCATCGCCCGCACCCTGTCGGCATGGTCGATCGGCGGACAGGCCGCCATCGCGACCGGCACCGCCCTGGCCGGCCTGCTCGCCGACGCCACCAGCCCCCGCACCGCGCTCGGCGTCGTGGGCCTGGTGATCCTCGCCAGCCCACTGCTGCTGCCGCGGCGGACGACGCTGGATGCGGCGGAAACGCCCCCGCAGAATCCGGACACGACCACCACCGGATTCGGGCCGTCTCCGGCGAGCCGGGCCGCGACATCGCTGGCGACGAGCCCGGACACGCGGGGGTAG
- a CDS encoding SDR family NAD(P)-dependent oxidoreductase: protein MTDTIEFAPLGLLTGKVVFITGASRGIGAAAGRLFAREGAAVVLAARGTAALDGLVAEIRAAGGIADAVTLDLADRTSVRAAVDRVGELHGRLDGAFNNGAAIQQPGPLDTTGDEDIDRQFTVNFRGHWTAMTAEAELMRRNGGGAIVNTSSIGSRRANPVLPAYGAMKRALNSITESAAVSWAADGIRVNGITPGGTVTEMMREWEAATPGVVARLTTAIPLGRMAEPREVAEAAAWLLSDRASMVTGAILPVDGGAGA from the coding sequence ATGACAGACACCATCGAATTCGCACCCCTCGGCCTGCTCACCGGCAAGGTCGTGTTCATCACGGGTGCCAGCCGCGGGATCGGGGCGGCGGCGGGCCGGTTGTTCGCACGGGAGGGCGCGGCCGTCGTACTCGCCGCGCGGGGGACGGCCGCCCTCGACGGCCTGGTCGCCGAGATCCGGGCCGCCGGTGGCATCGCCGACGCCGTCACCCTCGATCTGGCCGATCGGACGAGCGTCCGGGCGGCCGTCGACCGGGTCGGGGAGTTGCACGGTCGGCTGGACGGCGCCTTCAACAACGGCGCCGCGATCCAGCAACCCGGGCCGCTCGACACCACCGGCGACGAGGACATCGATCGCCAGTTCACCGTGAACTTCCGCGGGCACTGGACCGCGATGACCGCCGAGGCCGAGCTCATGCGCCGCAACGGCGGCGGCGCGATCGTCAACACCTCGAGCATCGGCAGCCGCCGCGCCAATCCGGTCCTGCCCGCCTACGGCGCGATGAAGCGCGCGCTGAACAGCATCACCGAATCCGCCGCGGTGAGCTGGGCCGCCGACGGCATCCGGGTGAACGGGATCACCCCGGGCGGCACGGTCACCGAGATGATGCGGGAGTGGGAGGCTGCGACCCCCGGCGTCGTCGCCCGGCTGACGACGGCGATCCCGCTCGGCCGCATGGCCGAACCCCGCGAGGTCGCCGAGGCGGCGGCCTGGCTGCTCAGCGATCGCGCCTCGATGGTGACCGGCGCGATCCTGCCCGTCGACGGCGGCGCGGGGGCCTGA